A DNA window from Nitrospira sp. contains the following coding sequences:
- a CDS encoding MerR family transcriptional regulator (MaGe:77307562): MGIEPRLGSKVFYKIGEVSQLTKLPAYVLRFWESEFKFLSPKKSRGNQRLYIQKDIETVLEIKRMLYEEGHTLEGVKRYWARRGKAAARKLSPQELAKKLRGDLQAIVKIIEAHSR, translated from the coding sequence ATGGGGATTGAACCCAGGCTGGGGAGCAAAGTTTTTTATAAAATCGGGGAGGTCAGCCAACTGACGAAGCTCCCCGCTTATGTGCTGCGTTTTTGGGAATCCGAGTTTAAGTTCCTGAGCCCGAAGAAAAGTCGAGGCAATCAGCGTCTCTATATTCAAAAGGATATTGAGACCGTTCTTGAAATCAAGCGGATGTTGTATGAGGAAGGCCACACGCTCGAAGGCGTAAAGCGGTATTGGGCTAGACGTGGGAAGGCCGCGGCTCGAAAGTTATCCCCGCAGGAATTGGCCAAGAAGCTGCGCGGGGACCTCCAGGCCATTGTGAAAATTATCGAAGCGCATTCACGGTAA
- a CDS encoding Alkaline phosphatase (MaGe:77307559): protein MIGGIIEAIIGELSRFVIACISRFGYAGILFTMAVESACIPLPSEIIMPFSGYLVLSGQFTMLGVTLAGAIGNVVGSIAAYYAGVWGGRSFVERYGSYFLVSHRDLDIADRWFLKYGEAAVFFSRMLPVVRTFISLPAGIARMNFPRFVLFTFLGALPWCYLLAYIGFKMGEHWEDLRQYFHGFDVVIGVILAVFIGLFVWSHWPKRREPQS from the coding sequence ATGATTGGCGGTATCATTGAAGCGATCATTGGTGAGCTAAGCCGTTTCGTCATCGCCTGCATTTCTCGGTTCGGGTATGCCGGCATTCTCTTCACGATGGCCGTGGAGAGCGCGTGCATTCCATTGCCGAGTGAGATCATCATGCCGTTTTCCGGCTATCTGGTCTTGTCCGGGCAGTTTACGATGCTGGGGGTAACGCTGGCAGGGGCAATTGGGAACGTCGTCGGGTCGATTGCGGCCTATTACGCCGGCGTGTGGGGCGGGCGTTCGTTTGTCGAGCGCTATGGGTCCTATTTTCTCGTCTCGCACCGGGATCTCGATATTGCCGATCGGTGGTTTCTGAAATACGGCGAAGCCGCGGTGTTTTTCAGCCGGATGCTCCCAGTGGTGCGCACGTTTATTTCGTTGCCGGCCGGTATCGCCCGGATGAACTTCCCGCGGTTTGTGCTCTTTACGTTCCTTGGCGCTCTGCCTTGGTGTTATCTCCTCGCGTATATCGGGTTCAAGATGGGCGAGCATTGGGAAGATCTGCGGCAATATTTTCATGGGTTTGATGTCGTGATTGGCGTGATTCTGGCGGTCTTCATTGGGCTCTTTGTGTGGTCGCATTGGCCGAAGCGACGGGAGCCACAGTCCTAG
- a CDS encoding Putative TrmH family tRNA/rRNA methyltransferase YacO (Evidence 3 : Putative function from multiple computational evidences; MaGe:77307557), which produces MQRLHVVRTDKQFAELVQLAKALHVPIHIQPLASLDRLAPGGRHQGIVAFAAAKAYQTEESILALAEKRNEPPLLVILDGVEDPHNLGAVLRTAEGAGVHGVFIPERRAAGLTSVVAKVSAGAIDHIPVARVTNTSRLLEFLKAAGVWIYGLEPTATKLFTEVDFRGPVGLVFGGEGAGIRPGVLQHCDERIRIPMKGHVQSLNVSASAAVTLFEAVRQRGLPTPTRSH; this is translated from the coding sequence TTGCAGCGGCTGCATGTTGTTCGGACCGACAAGCAGTTCGCTGAACTGGTGCAGTTGGCCAAAGCGCTGCATGTGCCGATTCATATCCAGCCACTCGCATCGCTCGATCGGCTGGCGCCCGGTGGCCGGCATCAGGGCATCGTGGCGTTTGCCGCAGCAAAGGCCTATCAGACGGAAGAATCCATCCTCGCTCTCGCCGAGAAACGAAACGAGCCGCCGCTTCTGGTGATTCTCGATGGTGTGGAGGATCCGCACAATCTCGGCGCGGTGCTTCGCACGGCCGAAGGCGCCGGGGTGCATGGTGTATTTATTCCTGAGCGGCGGGCAGCCGGGTTGACGTCGGTGGTGGCAAAGGTATCGGCTGGCGCGATCGACCATATTCCCGTTGCGCGGGTGACGAATACCAGTCGCTTGCTGGAGTTCTTGAAAGCGGCAGGAGTGTGGATCTATGGCCTAGAGCCGACGGCGACGAAACTGTTCACTGAAGTGGATTTTCGAGGCCCTGTCGGATTGGTGTTCGGGGGAGAGGGCGCGGGAATTCGTCCTGGAGTGTTGCAGCATTGCGATGAACGGATTCGCATTCCCATGAAGGGTCATGTGCAGTCGCTGAATGTCTCGGCTTCTGCGGCGGTGACGCTGTTCGAGGCAGTGCGGCAGCGTGGGTTGCCTACGCCAACCCGCTCACATTAG
- a CDS encoding Prepilin-type N-terminal cleavage/methylation domain-containing protein (MaGe:77307554), with protein sequence MNRYRANSASFLGSEKGFSLTEALTSIAIVGLVSALAIPNLMALNARMQADVFAQQVSSELRWARQWAISKRDRVRLVFDQERQAIVVQVGNDRAQHHQLSYQHKGLEIDEPSAGPDVVFHPSGRSATATTIQFHNGQGHARTITVSLTGRVSLR encoded by the coding sequence ATGAATCGATACCGTGCAAACAGCGCGTCTTTCCTGGGGAGCGAGAAGGGGTTCAGCCTGACCGAGGCGCTGACCTCAATAGCCATCGTCGGACTTGTGTCGGCGCTGGCCATTCCCAATCTGATGGCGCTGAACGCGCGTATGCAAGCCGACGTCTTTGCGCAGCAGGTTTCCTCTGAGCTTCGCTGGGCACGGCAATGGGCGATCTCGAAACGCGACCGTGTCCGGCTGGTATTCGACCAAGAACGCCAAGCCATCGTTGTCCAGGTTGGCAACGACCGTGCACAGCATCACCAATTGTCGTATCAGCACAAAGGGCTTGAGATCGATGAGCCGAGCGCGGGGCCGGATGTCGTCTTTCATCCGAGCGGGCGTTCTGCGACCGCCACCACGATTCAATTTCATAACGGCCAGGGGCATGCTCGCACGATCACCGTGAGCCTCACAGGGCGAGTCTCGCTCCGATGA
- a CDS encoding hypothetical protein (Evidence 4 : Unknown function but conserved in other organisms; MaGe:77307552), with translation MSGPSRHLRRLNGLTSDSGVCLSELMVALAIGTLVLAGSLEAFNIVQAQAVRQQRVMAAQQEMRLGLEVFEQEVRMASSATIVIARSDRFEFSANIHGLRTVTTGSVAAGQTVLPVQNGSGWEAGKPIVLCGVSRCESHRLGIPGQRSQLLLSSPVGGTYPAGASVEVRNRVTYYTRMDDRDRMQLMRQVDGGAGVLIGDLQSVRLSYWDEWGRAGADIGRIVRVVVEFLPIAGDPKVVRDVTVRS, from the coding sequence ATGAGCGGGCCGAGTCGACATCTCAGGCGGTTGAACGGCCTGACCTCGGATTCTGGGGTCTGTTTATCGGAACTGATGGTCGCGTTGGCAATCGGCACGTTGGTTTTGGCGGGAAGTCTGGAGGCGTTTAACATCGTGCAGGCGCAGGCCGTTCGACAGCAACGTGTCATGGCCGCTCAGCAAGAGATGCGGTTGGGCCTGGAAGTCTTCGAACAGGAAGTACGGATGGCGTCGTCTGCGACTATCGTCATTGCCAGATCCGACCGCTTTGAGTTTTCCGCCAACATCCATGGGTTGCGGACCGTGACAACTGGCTCTGTCGCGGCCGGTCAGACTGTCTTGCCGGTGCAGAATGGCAGCGGGTGGGAGGCCGGCAAACCTATCGTGCTTTGCGGAGTCAGCCGGTGCGAATCTCATCGGCTGGGGATCCCAGGCCAGCGCAGCCAACTGTTGTTGAGTAGCCCAGTCGGAGGAACCTATCCAGCTGGTGCGTCAGTAGAGGTGCGCAATCGAGTGACGTACTACACGCGGATGGATGATCGAGATCGCATGCAGCTGATGCGGCAGGTCGATGGAGGGGCCGGGGTGCTGATTGGCGACTTGCAGTCAGTGCGGTTGTCCTACTGGGATGAGTGGGGTAGGGCTGGTGCAGACATAGGTCGGATCGTTCGTGTCGTCGTGGAGTTTCTGCCCATTGCCGGTGACCCCAAGGTTGTTCGAGACGTCACGGTGCGCTCCTAG
- a CDS encoding Transcriptional regulator, LuxR family (MaGe:77307556) produces MIMAKATTKPRVRKSLADLEPPPRKKRPESLTTREQEILELIWAGFKNKEIGTKLKISVKTVEAHRANMMKKMRVSNTAQLLKNAIQGGVLKIR; encoded by the coding sequence ATGATCATGGCCAAAGCAACGACGAAGCCACGGGTGCGCAAATCCCTGGCAGACCTTGAGCCGCCGCCGCGCAAGAAACGGCCGGAGTCACTCACCACGCGCGAGCAGGAGATTCTGGAATTGATCTGGGCCGGATTTAAGAATAAGGAAATCGGCACCAAGCTCAAGATCAGTGTGAAAACGGTGGAAGCGCACCGCGCCAACATGATGAAGAAAATGCGGGTCTCCAACACCGCGCAGCTCCTGAAGAACGCCATTCAAGGCGGCGTGCTGAAAATCCGCTAA
- a CDS encoding Cysteine--tRNA ligase (MaGe:77307558) — protein MLKIHNTLTGKKEAFEPLVPGTVRMYVCGVTVYDDSHIGHARSALVFDVLRRYLEYSGYRVTFAKNFTDVDDKIIKRANEQHVSCDAITAKYIQAYHDDMKRLGVRPASIEPRATEHMTEIVHLTEALIAKGLAYQVDGDVYFAVDRYADYGRLSKRRVEDLQAGARVDVDERKHHPMDFALWKTAKPGEPSWPSPWGQGRPGWHIECSAMSIRHLGETFDIHGGGMDLIFPHHENEIAQSCGATGKEFARYWMHNGFVQVNQEKMSKSLGNFFTIREIFEKSEWPEAETGELLRYFLLATQYRGPLDFSDQALKDAKQAVNGLYDLFARLAETSDNASGDAGVEPAIERCTAAFRSAMDDDMNTPVAIAALQGLRSDLNKLLAEGLSTAARQKAREAFRSLGQVLALFQLDRWVFNVETGGPRSLASEVEIERQIAERTEAKKRKDFARADAIRAELAAQGVTIEDKPDGTSRWKR, from the coding sequence ATGCTGAAAATTCATAATACGCTGACCGGGAAGAAGGAGGCCTTTGAACCGCTCGTGCCTGGCACCGTGCGGATGTACGTGTGCGGCGTCACGGTCTATGACGATTCTCACATTGGCCATGCCCGCAGCGCCCTGGTCTTCGATGTCCTTCGGCGGTATCTCGAATATTCAGGCTATCGAGTCACGTTTGCGAAGAACTTCACCGACGTCGACGACAAGATCATCAAGCGCGCCAATGAGCAGCATGTCAGTTGCGACGCGATTACCGCAAAGTATATTCAAGCCTATCACGACGATATGAAGCGGTTAGGCGTGCGGCCGGCGTCGATTGAACCTCGGGCTACCGAGCACATGACGGAGATCGTGCATCTCACCGAAGCGTTGATCGCGAAAGGATTGGCGTACCAGGTAGATGGCGACGTGTATTTTGCAGTGGACCGGTATGCCGATTACGGAAGGCTGTCCAAGCGGCGCGTGGAGGATCTGCAAGCCGGCGCTCGTGTGGATGTGGACGAGCGAAAACATCACCCGATGGATTTTGCGCTATGGAAAACCGCCAAGCCTGGCGAGCCGTCCTGGCCGAGCCCTTGGGGGCAAGGACGGCCTGGGTGGCATATCGAGTGTTCCGCCATGTCCATTCGGCATCTCGGCGAGACCTTCGATATTCACGGTGGCGGGATGGATCTGATTTTCCCGCACCATGAGAACGAAATCGCCCAATCGTGCGGGGCGACCGGAAAGGAATTCGCCCGCTATTGGATGCACAACGGGTTTGTGCAGGTCAATCAAGAGAAGATGTCCAAGTCCCTGGGAAACTTCTTTACGATCCGAGAAATTTTTGAGAAGTCCGAATGGCCGGAAGCGGAAACCGGAGAGCTGTTGCGATACTTTTTGCTGGCGACGCAGTATCGGGGTCCACTGGATTTTTCCGATCAAGCCTTGAAAGATGCCAAGCAGGCGGTGAATGGGCTCTATGACCTCTTTGCGCGCCTGGCCGAGACGAGTGACAATGCGTCAGGCGATGCCGGTGTGGAGCCGGCGATTGAGCGATGCACTGCCGCCTTTCGGTCGGCGATGGACGACGATATGAATACGCCGGTGGCGATTGCGGCGTTGCAAGGGCTACGCAGCGATCTGAATAAACTGCTGGCCGAGGGCTTGTCGACGGCTGCGCGACAAAAGGCTCGAGAGGCCTTTCGGTCGCTGGGCCAAGTGTTGGCCTTGTTTCAGCTGGATCGGTGGGTGTTCAACGTTGAAACCGGGGGACCTCGTTCCCTTGCCAGTGAGGTCGAGATTGAGAGGCAAATTGCCGAACGAACGGAAGCCAAGAAGCGGAAAGACTTCGCACGCGCCGACGCCATTCGAGCGGAACTGGCAGCCCAAGGCGTCACCATCGAGGATAAGCCCGACGGCACCAGTCGATGGAAGCGGTGA
- a CDS encoding hypothetical protein (Evidence 4 : Unknown function but conserved in other organisms; MaGe:77307551), which yields MKTVHPRASHEQGIALLGVIILALVLALVGAALLDLAGQEVSSAAGATEVAVAQAVADAAQDLVVAWFHRPHTSPPAVAAFLAKRQLSSDGSPSFFDQAGRSQFSGTTSRPDVRLDASRSADQQLLNDAGAGMFRLLEDLGSVQELKVYAPSAPGLLCTVDATVATVNSSTRHAVSMQLGALDIPALRAGIQVGGSLGLPQIAPESGALVHWGDLAVGGDLTMQRVEDLPSQSDSASVAGVSYRDMSHREDRWLSMWIGGPVHLMQLSPGSGSSVVLPLNVHANRHPAPGVRRDRWGYEQLKQLAKQYGTYLAIDREGLLYTSGLVEPGHGVTPDDYLRSRSVGDIRGLIFIDTLDQKAPRVDNLGVVRLNAGYLEAVLVVQGHVTMGPVGLGQSLSVLSPPATGNGEAGGRASVQLSDIHLNGALYVAGNITLDRSIRAFGAVAVEGTIATAHPGVTMELWYDHEMGRGLFRGIPVVVRAPGTWMVRYE from the coding sequence ATGAAGACCGTTCATCCACGCGCCTCTCACGAACAGGGTATCGCACTGCTTGGCGTCATCATTCTTGCGTTGGTGCTGGCGCTGGTTGGTGCCGCGTTGCTTGATCTGGCGGGGCAAGAGGTGTCGAGCGCTGCTGGTGCCACCGAGGTTGCGGTGGCTCAGGCTGTTGCCGATGCGGCGCAAGATCTAGTCGTGGCCTGGTTTCATCGTCCGCACACGAGTCCGCCGGCAGTGGCGGCATTCTTGGCCAAGCGGCAGTTGTCATCGGATGGAAGTCCCTCATTCTTCGATCAGGCCGGCCGGTCTCAATTCAGCGGGACGACTAGCCGTCCCGATGTGCGGCTCGATGCATCACGGAGTGCGGATCAACAGCTGTTGAACGATGCCGGCGCAGGAATGTTTCGATTGCTGGAAGATCTTGGATCAGTGCAAGAGCTAAAGGTCTATGCGCCTAGCGCACCTGGGTTGCTCTGTACGGTCGATGCAACGGTTGCGACGGTGAACTCATCCACGAGACATGCCGTCTCGATGCAACTCGGCGCCCTGGATATTCCGGCGTTGCGCGCCGGGATCCAGGTTGGAGGAAGTCTTGGCCTGCCGCAGATTGCGCCGGAGTCAGGCGCGCTGGTGCATTGGGGAGATCTGGCGGTCGGCGGCGACTTGACCATGCAACGGGTGGAGGATCTTCCCTCGCAGAGTGACAGCGCATCGGTGGCCGGCGTGAGTTATCGCGACATGTCTCATCGCGAAGACCGATGGCTGTCGATGTGGATAGGAGGGCCGGTTCATCTCATGCAACTTTCACCGGGGTCGGGCAGCAGTGTTGTGCTTCCTCTCAATGTCCATGCGAATCGGCATCCGGCTCCCGGGGTGCGGAGAGATCGCTGGGGGTATGAACAGCTCAAGCAGCTCGCTAAACAATATGGCACCTACCTGGCCATCGATCGGGAGGGCCTTCTCTATACAAGTGGGTTGGTAGAGCCGGGGCATGGCGTGACGCCTGACGACTATCTGCGCTCGCGCAGCGTTGGCGATATCCGAGGACTCATCTTCATCGATACGTTGGATCAGAAGGCTCCGCGGGTCGACAACCTTGGAGTGGTTCGATTGAATGCGGGCTATCTTGAAGCGGTCCTTGTCGTGCAGGGCCATGTGACGATGGGGCCTGTTGGGTTGGGGCAGTCTCTGTCTGTATTGAGCCCTCCTGCAACAGGAAACGGAGAGGCTGGGGGCCGGGCTTCCGTTCAACTCTCAGACATTCATCTGAACGGAGCGCTCTATGTGGCAGGGAACATCACGCTCGATCGCTCCATACGGGCGTTCGGCGCAGTTGCGGTAGAAGGCACGATTGCGACTGCCCATCCTGGGGTGACGATGGAGTTGTGGTACGACCATGAAATGGGGCGAGGGTTGTTTCGTGGAATTCCGGTTGTCGTGCGAGCGCCAGGGACCTGGATGGTTCGATATGAGTGA
- a CDS encoding Integration host factor subunit alpha (MaGe:77307563) codes for MRKADIANEIFKQVGISKNEAADIVELVLNLLKSVLQKGESVKIAGFGNFVVRSKGSRKGRNPRTGEEIGITPRRVVTFRPSQVFKKYVNS; via the coding sequence ATGCGGAAGGCTGATATCGCAAACGAGATATTCAAGCAGGTTGGTATTTCGAAAAATGAGGCGGCCGATATCGTCGAACTGGTGCTCAATCTCCTCAAGTCGGTGCTGCAAAAAGGCGAGTCCGTCAAGATTGCAGGGTTCGGTAATTTCGTCGTTCGCAGCAAGGGGTCCCGCAAGGGGCGCAATCCTCGCACAGGAGAAGAAATTGGGATTACCCCGCGTCGCGTTGTCACATTCCGCCCAAGCCAAGTCTTTAAGAAGTACGTCAATTCATAG
- a CDS encoding Type II secretory pathway, ATPase PulE/Tfp pilus assembly pathway, ATPase PilB (MaGe:77307550), with protein sequence MEFRLSCERQGPGWFDMSDHDRTERRGLVKSSNEKISGSIHSDNIDRLVRKHPSGGMERERRLLTLLVARGALSQDEMKAAYEAVQTQGVDLEPLLLDTYHVAKSDAGAALSEYFNCPFLAYDDRAVLDTALLKNLRVEYLRKSGWVPIKRQGTAVEILRTDPQDLDKDPDIRRAFPRLTIRVVVGLQRDLEKWLLLATEQSARGAIADILGELVHEVWNDVDGKIQQIMEHDSAIVRLANHLIAEADRLGASDIHIEPYSTGRDTAVRFRVDGTCFPYMKIPSGYRRAVVSRIKIMANLDIAERRKPQDGKIRYRLGKDRDLELRVATLPTAGENEDVTLRLLTAKTPMPLESMEFMPSVVQVMKELAERPQGILLCVGPTGSGKTTTLHALLKHVNTDARKIVTAEDPIELTQEGLRQVQVHPKIGFTFAAAMRAFLRADPDVIMIGEMRDKETADIAIEASLTGHLVMSTLHTNSAVETVTRLLDLGCDAFNFSDAMLGVLAQRLCKRLCVHCKEAYHPDRQEFDDLVQAYGVADWDRVGVMYSPELSLYRAQGCERCNQSGFKGRMALHELLAGSDEVKRCIQSRARATEIAEVAKREGMATLLQHGIQKVFEGATTYRQVRAVAVK encoded by the coding sequence GTGGAATTCCGGTTGTCGTGCGAGCGCCAGGGACCTGGATGGTTCGATATGAGTGACCATGACAGGACAGAAAGAAGAGGCCTGGTGAAGAGTTCAAATGAAAAGATTTCTGGCTCAATTCATTCCGATAACATCGACCGTCTAGTACGTAAACATCCGTCTGGCGGCATGGAGCGGGAGCGCCGTCTCCTTACGCTATTGGTGGCTCGCGGCGCGCTCAGTCAGGATGAGATGAAGGCAGCGTATGAAGCGGTGCAAACGCAAGGCGTTGATCTGGAACCGCTTCTTCTCGACACCTATCACGTTGCCAAGTCGGACGCCGGCGCTGCGCTCAGCGAGTATTTCAATTGTCCGTTTCTTGCGTACGATGACCGCGCCGTTCTAGACACAGCACTCCTTAAAAATCTGCGCGTTGAGTATCTTCGGAAAAGCGGGTGGGTGCCGATTAAGCGGCAAGGAACGGCAGTAGAGATTCTGAGAACAGACCCGCAGGACCTCGATAAAGATCCGGATATTCGGCGGGCGTTTCCACGGCTGACGATTCGAGTCGTGGTTGGCTTGCAGCGCGATCTTGAGAAGTGGCTGCTTCTGGCCACAGAGCAGTCGGCTCGAGGGGCGATCGCCGACATTCTTGGCGAACTCGTGCATGAAGTTTGGAACGATGTCGACGGCAAAATCCAACAAATTATGGAGCACGATTCAGCTATTGTGCGATTAGCGAATCATCTGATTGCAGAGGCCGATCGACTGGGAGCCTCGGATATTCATATTGAGCCGTACTCAACCGGGCGAGACACGGCTGTGCGCTTCCGTGTTGATGGGACTTGCTTTCCCTACATGAAGATTCCTTCCGGCTACCGGCGAGCGGTGGTGTCGCGCATCAAGATCATGGCCAATCTCGATATTGCGGAGCGGCGCAAACCGCAGGATGGCAAGATTCGCTATCGCCTTGGAAAAGACCGGGATCTTGAACTGCGTGTGGCGACGCTTCCTACAGCGGGAGAAAACGAAGATGTGACGCTGCGACTTTTAACCGCAAAAACGCCGATGCCATTGGAGTCCATGGAGTTTATGCCGAGCGTTGTGCAGGTTATGAAAGAGTTGGCCGAACGTCCGCAAGGCATTCTGCTCTGCGTGGGTCCGACCGGGTCTGGGAAGACGACAACCTTGCATGCCTTGCTGAAGCATGTGAATACCGATGCGCGCAAGATCGTGACGGCAGAAGATCCGATTGAGCTGACCCAAGAGGGGCTTCGCCAAGTGCAGGTGCACCCCAAGATCGGTTTCACCTTCGCTGCGGCGATGCGGGCGTTTCTGCGGGCCGATCCGGATGTCATCATGATCGGGGAGATGCGTGATAAAGAAACAGCGGATATCGCGATTGAGGCGTCATTGACAGGTCACCTGGTGATGAGCACGCTGCATACTAACAGCGCGGTTGAGACCGTGACGCGATTGTTGGACCTGGGGTGCGACGCATTCAACTTTTCCGATGCGATGCTCGGCGTGCTGGCGCAACGATTATGCAAGCGTCTCTGTGTGCACTGTAAAGAGGCATACCACCCTGATCGGCAAGAATTTGACGATCTGGTTCAGGCCTATGGAGTGGCTGACTGGGATCGAGTAGGCGTCATGTATTCGCCGGAGTTGAGCCTCTATCGGGCGCAGGGGTGTGAGCGATGCAATCAGAGCGGATTTAAAGGCCGGATGGCGTTGCATGAGTTGCTGGCCGGCTCCGATGAGGTGAAGCGCTGTATTCAGTCTCGAGCCAGAGCGACGGAGATTGCCGAAGTCGCAAAGCGTGAAGGAATGGCGACATTACTGCAACACGGAATTCAGAAAGTCTTCGAAGGCGCCACGACCTATCGGCAAGTCCGCGCCGTGGCGGTGAAATAG
- a CDS encoding 5'-nucleotidase SurE (MaGe:77307560), translating into MRILVTNDDGIDSPGLAALADALRAVGEVWVVAPDRERTAVAHAVTLHKPLRLHRLAPRIFSVNGTPVDCVNLALLKVMPKPPALVVSGINKGVNLGDDVLYSGTVSAAMEGTILGVPSIAVSQEGRERFRFSVAADYAARVARLVLEQGLPEETLLNVNVPNRALRSIKGARVTGLSRRRFENPIIEKRDPHGRKYFWIAGTRVSWSRSKNADHEAIEQGWVSVTPIHLDCTNYAVLDHFRAWELMIHDKALRPKTRAQVVSRRKG; encoded by the coding sequence ATGCGAATCTTGGTCACAAATGACGATGGGATCGACTCGCCAGGCTTGGCGGCATTGGCCGATGCGCTCCGGGCGGTCGGCGAAGTCTGGGTCGTGGCTCCCGATCGAGAGCGCACCGCTGTGGCGCATGCGGTGACGCTGCATAAACCTCTTCGTCTGCATCGGCTGGCCCCGCGCATATTTTCCGTGAATGGCACGCCAGTGGACTGCGTCAATTTGGCTTTGCTCAAGGTGATGCCGAAACCTCCCGCTCTCGTGGTGTCCGGAATCAACAAAGGTGTGAATCTCGGAGACGATGTCCTCTATTCTGGAACGGTTTCCGCGGCCATGGAGGGGACGATTCTTGGCGTACCATCTATTGCGGTCTCGCAAGAAGGGCGGGAGCGCTTTCGGTTTTCCGTCGCGGCGGACTATGCGGCGCGCGTCGCCCGGCTTGTGCTGGAGCAAGGGTTGCCAGAAGAAACGTTGCTGAATGTGAATGTGCCGAATCGCGCGCTGCGCTCCATCAAGGGCGCGCGGGTCACAGGCCTCAGCCGCCGGCGCTTTGAGAATCCGATTATCGAGAAGCGCGATCCGCATGGCAGAAAATATTTCTGGATTGCCGGGACGCGGGTGTCCTGGAGCCGGAGCAAGAATGCCGACCATGAAGCGATCGAGCAGGGGTGGGTGTCGGTGACGCCGATTCATTTGGATTGCACCAACTATGCAGTGCTCGATCACTTTCGCGCCTGGGAGCTGATGATTCATGACAAGGCTTTGCGTCCCAAGACTCGCGCGCAAGTTGTCTCACGGCGAAAAGGCTGA
- a CDS encoding hypothetical protein (Evidence 4 : Unknown function but conserved in other organisms; MaGe:77307553) translates to MRAPHDRGLSLVEAMVAMSISTVVVMGGMAALEVSAKFVQQGTLKTRALALTQGRLEAKRSVRWEALLQDDLDHDGSADVMMADDGQGADVSAGDGIYSAQWEHDGVTLKWTVAMDRPGPLSMAGLVVIRAAASYPALGGLQVVEVGTVRANPAFTGAQ, encoded by the coding sequence ATGAGAGCGCCGCACGACAGAGGGCTCAGCCTGGTGGAGGCGATGGTCGCCATGAGTATTTCAACGGTCGTCGTGATGGGAGGGATGGCGGCGCTTGAGGTGTCTGCCAAGTTTGTCCAACAGGGGACGCTCAAAACTAGGGCGCTGGCGTTGACACAGGGGCGTTTGGAAGCGAAGCGGTCCGTGCGGTGGGAGGCGCTGTTGCAAGACGATCTCGACCATGATGGCAGCGCGGATGTGATGATGGCGGATGATGGTCAAGGGGCCGATGTTTCAGCGGGCGATGGCATTTACTCGGCGCAGTGGGAGCATGACGGCGTGACTTTGAAATGGACTGTGGCGATGGACCGTCCGGGGCCACTCAGCATGGCCGGATTAGTAGTGATTCGGGCGGCGGCATCCTATCCGGCGCTCGGCGGCCTTCAGGTAGTGGAGGTGGGAACCGTGCGCGCCAATCCGGCATTTACAGGGGCTCAATGA